The Salvelinus namaycush isolate Seneca chromosome 19, SaNama_1.0, whole genome shotgun sequence DNA window CGCCTCCGCGCATTGATGAACCTGGAACGGAAGGAGAGATTGGACCCATCATGAGAAGGGGAACAAGAGTGTTGACCAATAACTAAAAGGGAATTGAAGGGTTTGAAACATTACTTGAGGTTCACTCTAGGAGAAGTCGTTCTGTCATTTCATGCACTTAGGTGGTTATTCATGGTAGTATGGCATGGGTTCATGTAACTCACCAGTTGTTGACCTGGAGGAGGCTCAGGTTAGTTTGGGTAGCGATCTGCTTCTTCTCATCTTCTGTGGGGTAGGGGTGCTATGGAAACAAAACAATACAACAGTAATTACGTAGGGCAAGATTAAAACACTGCAAGCCAAACAAATCCCACAATCATTCCAGGTTGGAACCCATAGAGTTGGCCTGTGTTCTACTCACCCCAATGTGCTGGAAGAGCCAGGAGCGCATGACGTTGGTCGCTTGTTTGGGAAGGACGCCACGCTTGTTCTTGGACGAGCTGTCGCCGTGGCCAAAGAAGCTCAGGTCCTGGTTGAGCTGCACCTGAAGCTGCGAGAGAGGCGGTTACATTAGCACACTCTTCAGCAGGCAGTAAATGTCAACCTTTTATGTTTTAGTCCAGACAGATGTGTGTCTTACCTGTGTGTTCTGAATGTGTATAGTCTGGGGAGAGAGAGTCTGTGACACCAACTGACCCTGTGAGTTGACTACTGTGACAGGCTGGTACACTGCGCCACCTGGAGGACACACATGTAAGGGCTGCAAACAGACCACTTTAAACTGCAGGCACAGAGAAAGACTGAAACCAGCCGGTACACTAACAGTCCTATTGAGCTGATGGCGGTGAGCAGTGGTGGTTGGTGTCTGAGGGTACCGGTGGTTGTTGTATGCCAGGGTGACATACCTGCCATAACCTGTATGGGGTTGACTGTTACGTTGCCTTGCTGCAGGGCTGACGCTGGCACCACAATcccctggggactgagggttccTTTGGAAGAGCtggaggtctgcacaacacacagaacacacacacacacacacacaggtgagttAAACTGAGCCTTCATGGGTGAATAGTGTATCTTTTCAGGTGTATGTGTCTGTGGTGGGTGTATAGCACGAGTGTACGGtggtaggttgtgtgtgtgtatacctgggTCTTGGTGGGAGAGTATCCCTGTCCAGGTGAGTAGGGGCTGCCATGCTCTCCACTCAGCATGGTCTCGCTGTTCATCTTGGTTTTGAGGCAGGCG harbors:
- the LOC120064361 gene encoding homeobox protein PKNOX1-like isoform X4 → MSLSRSANSPYPYNASVFVASAVNMMAAQSVSMDKYTKREQQMVKVIQVLRIHLLELEKVSDLCKDFCSRYIACLKTKMNSETMLSGEHGSPYSPGQGYSPTKTQTSSSSKGTLSPQGIVVPASALQQGNVTVNPIQVMAGGAVYQPVTVVNSQGQLVSQTLSPQTIHIQNTQLQVQLNQDLSFFGHGDSSSKNKRGVLPKQATNVMRSWLFQHIGHPYPTEDEKKQIATQTNLSLLQVNNWFINARRRILQPMLDASSSETAKTKKKLLPNRPLQRFWPDFIATGMTQQQVQMADGTMVTMSVEGLQSLTSDGTTLAVQQVIIGGHSEDESGDSRDEEDEMTGLGLDNSDSLQ